The genomic interval TCCAATTCGGGCACCCCGTCCAACCGTTCAAGCGGCGACCCCATTCCGGAGGACCGAATCGCCGAGCTGGCCCATCAGCTCGTCGGACGGGGCGTCAAGACCGTCGTGGTGACGCGGAGCGCCCAGGGAGGGCTGGTGTGCTCGCGGGGGGGAAAGACCTTTGCGTTCAAGTCCTTTACGGTTAAAGCCGTGGACTCCACAGGAGCCCGGGATGCCTTCTGTGCAGCGCTGAGCGTGGGTATGGCGGAGGGGATGCCGCCGGAACGAGCCGTCCGCTTCGCCGCCGGGGCCGGAGCCCTGGCCTGCACACGCTTCGGGGCCCAGCCCTCCATGCCCTGGCGGCACGAGGTCGAGGCCATGCTCGAGACCGAGAAAGAGGAGGGGACGGGGCAATGAACATTCAGGACCTGGAAAAACAGATTCGGGACAGGATGGACACGTTTCCCACAAAGACCCGGCGCGTCGCGGAATATCTTCTGGGCAACTCCTCGGAGGTCGCTTTCCATTCCATCGGCGAGGTCGCCGAGAGGCTTTCGGTATCCAAGGCGCAGCTGGTGCGGGTCGCGCGCATGCTCGGGTTCGAGGGATACGCCGACCTGAAGGTCGTCCTCAAGGAAGCCCTGCTCGCACAGGTCGCTCCCTCCGCCATCGCCGGGGAGGTTCAGGACACCCACATCCCCCAGGACCTCTGCCGTCTGGAGCAAGCCAACCTGGAGGAGACACGCAACAGCCTCTCCTCCAAGTCCATCGTCGCCTTCTGCGAGGCGGCCAAAAAGGCCAACGCGATCTACTGCATGGGATGGGGGATCTCGGCCCTGGTCTCGGAGTGGTTCTACACCCGCTTCACGGAGCTGGGACTCAAGACGGTCCTCATGCGCCGGGGGTCCGTCTCGCTCATCGAACAATCCCGGGCCGTCGGGGAGAACGACATGCTGATCGTCTGCGAGCTTCCCAGCTACGTCATCGAGGTCACGGAGGCCGTCGAGGCCACAGCCCGTCGGGGCGCCCGCATCATCACCCTGACGGACAGTCCCGCCGCCCCCATATGCGGGCATTCATACCTCTCCTTCTACGCCGGGGACCGTTCCCCGACCTTCGGCAGCAGCCTGATCGGCCCCATGTTCGTCGTCCACGTCCTGACCTCTGTGCTCTCCTACAACATGGGGGAACAGGGACAGGCGGCCCTGGCCGCCCAGAAGGAGGGCCTGAGCGACCAGAGGGTCTACTATCCGGCCTACGGCCTGAGGTACTGACCAACCAAAACGGGCGTCCCCCGTTCCCTCAGTTCCGCAGGCAGGAGTGAGCGGCGCCGAGAAACAGCGCGGCCGCAAGGATATCGGCCCCGCCCTCGGGGCACAGCCCGCGCCCCGCAAGCCCGCTTTCCATCTCCGCGATCCCGGCCCGACCGGAAGGAGAGAGCATTCCGCCGGACGCCAGGGCCTTTCGCGCCTCCGCCTGCACGCTCAGCATGGCGTCCAGTCCTCCCTGCGACACCAAAGCGCCGTCCGCGTTCTCGGAGAGGATGAAGATCAGGGTGTGCGCCGTACGCTCCCGGAACGTGAGGGCATCGCCATGCTCCTCCTCGAGCCTCCGCATCAGGTCCACGGCCTGCAAGGTCATGGGAAACCCCCGTTCCGCCTCGCCCCTCGGCCCCTCCAACCCGTAGAGGACGAAAGCGCGTTCCTCCGCCGTCCCGCAGCTCTCCAGATTCAGGCCGCCCAATTCCCGTCCCACGATTCCCCGCACGAAGGAGGATGCGGCCAGGGCCAGGGCCCTGGGGGTCAGTTCCCGTTCCTGGGCCGCGAGCCGTCCCGCCGCCGCACACAGGAGGCCGAAGAGGAAGATCGCCCCCCGGTGCGTGCCGACGCCGCCGGTCGCCTGCAGCATCTCCTGCTCACCATGACGTCCCGTCACACGCAGCAGGGCGAACACGTCCTCGGGACCAAGTTCCAGGGTCTCCATCCCAATGGACGCACAGTTGAGGAAACAGGGAAGGAGCGCCACGGCGCTGTCAATGAAGTGCTGGAAGGTCCGGTCCGCACAGGAACCGTTGTCCAGAGGGGTGACCAACCCCGGCTTGGGGTAGACCGCGGCCTCGGCAAGCAGGGACCTGACGGCAAGCTGGGCGATCTTCAAAACGTGCAGGGTGTTCATTCCGCTACCGGGACTGCGCTTCCCTTTTCGGTACGTCCGTCCTCGCGAAACGGATCGTCCGGTCGTATCCCTTGGGCAGGTATTTGTAGGTCAGGATGTAGAAGGCGCTACTGAGACGGTTCAGCACCTTGATGATGTCCGGCCTCTCCACCCCCTCCCGCGACTCGAAGGCGCGGCAGGCACAGAGCTCCACCTCCCGGACCAGCGTCCGCAGCAGATTGAGCTCCGCCGCCCACCGCCCCATATCGGGATGGGGCAGGATATGCCCAATCCCGTAAGCGTGCTCCGGGAAATGCGAGCGCGCGTGAATCTCCTCGTCCGTCAGGCCCCACAGGGAGAGTTCGGAGCAGGAAACGTCCCTCACCTCGCAGGCCAGGATCTCCCCAACCTTGTCCCGAACCTCCTCCAGGTCCTTCTCGAGCTGCGCACACCCCGCCTCGCGCGCCGCTACCTGTACGCGGATGATCGCGGCGTTCAGGCTGTCGAGCCGGCCGCGCAGCTCGATGCGCGGGTGGGTCTTGCCCACGACGGCGGCCCCCAGCAGATGCGTCGTGTGCTCCTGTTTCACCTCCACCATGGACGTCCCCTCCTCCTTCATAAAAAAGCCCAGCCTTCATAAAAAATCAAGCCCGCGCTTCCTTTCAGCGCTTCCCTAATGACAGCCGCAGGAACAGCTTCCGCAGCTCCCACCGCACCCCTTGGAGCCTCTGAGGGACGCTCCCTCCAGCAGAATCAGAGTCTTGCCTCGACACTCGGGACACCGAAGCGCCCCTCCCTCCTGCTCGAAGACATGGGAACAGGAGGCACACCGAAAGGTCCGTTTCTCCGACATTCTTCCCGCCTCCCCTACGCGCCAATGGTTGCGACCATCACGGCCTTGATGGTATGCATCCGGTTTTCGGCCTCGTCGAACACCTTGGAACAGGGGGACTCGAAGACCTCCTCCGTGACCTCGCAGCCCTTCACCGCCGGCAGGCAATGCAGGAAGATCGTCCTCTCCCTGCCGGTCGCCCTCATCAGATCCCCGTTGACCTGCCATGGGGTCAGCAGCCGGACGCGCGTCTCCTTCTCCGCTTCCTCGCCCATCGAGACCCAGACATCGGTGTAGACGGCATCGGCCCCCTCGACGGCCCTCCGGGGGTCGTCGACGATTCGGATCTCCGCACCGCTTCGCTGCGCGGCCGCCCTGCACCGCTCCACCAGTTCGGGGTCGGGGAAGAGCTCCCTCGGGGACCCGATGGTGAAGTTGACCCCCATCTTGGCGCTGCCGATCATGAGGGCATTCGCCATGTTGTTGCGGCCGTCGCCTACATAGGTGAGGTTCAGGCCCTCGAGACGACCGAAGTTCTCCTGAAGCGTGAGGAAATCGGCCAGGACCTGCGTGGGATGGTCGACGTCCGTCAGGCCGTTCCACACGGGGACCCCGGCCCACTGGGCCAGCTCCTCGACCATGCTCTGCCGAAACCCCCGGAACTCGATGCCGTCGAACATCCGTCCCAGCACCCGGGCCGTGTCCTTCACGTCCTCCTTGCCGCCGAGGTGAATGTCGTTCTTGCCCAGAAACTCGGGGTGCCCCCCCTCGTCGATGCAGGCGACCGTGAAGGCGCACCGGGTACGGGTCGAGGCCTTCTCGAAAAGAAGCGCCACGTTCTTTCCCGCCAGGGCGCAGCCCCGGATTCCGGCGCGTTTCTTCGCCTTGAGGTCCGCCGAAAGGCTTAGCAGATAGGCGATTTCCTCGGGCGTAAAATCCATTAAAGTCAAAAAACTTCTTCCCTTGAGATTGACCGGCATGCCACGTTCCCCCTTTTTCCAATGTCTCCCCATATCGGCCGTTTTATGTACGGTCCCGATGCCCCACCCCGCGGCGGGTCCGTCATTCGCCCGGTTCGCCGGGGCCGTTCGGGTCCGCTTCCCGGAAGAAGCGCGGCAGGACCTCCGGCAACTCCTCGAAGGGGTATTCGCCGACCACCCGCCCCTCCCGGAACAGGACCGCGCCGGCCGGGGTCCCGGCAATTCCCAGCCGGGCGTGTTTCGCCTCCTTGGGGCCGTTGACCTCGCACCCCATGACCGCCACGCTCGTCCCGTCGGGCAGGTCCTTCAGCATCGGCTCGATGAGCGCCACGAGGCGCATGACGTCCGCGCGCCTGCGGCCGCAGGTCGGGCACGACACCAGGTTCACCCCCCGCGAGCGCAGATGGAGCGCCTTCAGGATCTCGTACCCCACCCGCACCTCACGCTCCGGCCTGTCGGTCAGCGAGACGCGCAGCGTGTCCCCGACGCCCTGCGCCAGCAGTGAGGCAATGCCGGCCGTGCTCTTGACGATCCCGCCGTCGCCGGGACCGGCCTCCGTCAGGCCGACGTGCAGGGGGAAATCGGGATACGCCCGGGCGATCAGGAGGTTGGCCCGCACCGTCTCGGGGACGGAGGAGGACTTCGCCGAGAGGATGATGTCCTCGAACCCGTTCTCCAGCAACAGCTCCGCCTGCTCGCGGACGGCCAGAAAGAGCGCCGCGGCGCGGTCACCCCCCGCCTCCTCGAGCTGCCGCCCCGAGAGGGACCCCCCGTTGGCCCCGATGCGGATGACGACGCCCGTATCCTTCGCGATCCGTATCATCTCGTTCAGACGCCCCAGCGGCATGTTCCCGGGGTTGATGCGGATGCTCCGACACCCCGCGTCCATCGCCGCCAGGGCCAGAGCGGGGTCGAAATGGATGTCCGCCATGAGGGGCAGCTCGGTCCGCGGAAGCAGCCAGGCCAGCCCCTCCGCGTCGGATGCCGTCGGCAGAGCCACACGGGCCAGCTCGCACCCCTCCTCAAGGAGACTCCGGCACTGATCGAGACAGGCCCCGCGGTCGGAGAGGGGAACCTTCAGCATGCTCTCCACCCGAACCGGGGCCCCGCCCCCGACCGTCAGGGGCCCTATCTCGACCTGGCGCCTCATCGCGTCCAGAAGAGGTTGTAGACGTCCCGCCAGGTGACGAAGACCATCAGGGTGATCAGCAGGGCAAAGCCCGTCATGTGAATCCAGTTCTCCACGCGCTCCGGAAGCCTGCGTCGGAACACCATCTCCAGCAGGACGAAGAGGATGCGCCCACCGTCGAGGGCGGGGATGGGGAAGAGGTTGAGCAGCCCCAGGTTCAGGCTGATCAGGGCCAGGAAGGTCACGAAGCTCCAGAGCCCTTCCCTCAAGGCCCGCCCGGACATCGAGGCGATGCCGATGGGGCCGGTGACGTCCACCTCCTGGCGTTGCGTCACCCAGTCCCAGACCCCCTTGAGCATGAGCTTCGACATCCTCCAGGTGTACCCCGCGGCGTTCTGCAGGGCCTGTCCGGGGGAATAACGCAGAAGCGCGGGTGTGACCCCCAGCATGGGGTGTCCATACTCCGCGTTGTCGGGGATGGGCGTCGTCACGGTCAGGGTACGGTCGCCGCGCTGGATCTCGAGGCGGACATCCCCCTTGACCGCGGCCTCCCTCAGCGCCTCGGACATCTCACGCCAATGGGCGACGGACCTGCCGTTCACCGCCACAACGCGGTCCCCGACCTCGAGGCCCGCCCGCTGCGCGGGGAACCCCTCCATCAGGGTCCCGATCTTCGTGTCCTCCATGTTCATGACCCCATGCCCGCAGAGGAACACCGCCGTCAGCAGGAAGGCCAGCAGAACGTTGAAGAGGGACCCGTCCAGCAGGATCAGGAAGCGCTTCCAGGCGGGCTGCTCGTTGAACCCCATACCCGGAAGCACCGTCTCCTCACCGGACTCCTCCCCCATCCCGGCCAGCCGGCAGGAACCTCCGACCGGAAAAAGCCGCCAGGACCAAAGCTCTCCCTTCCGCTCGAACTGCCTGACCACGGGCCCCATGCCGAAGGCGAACTCGTGCACCTGCACCCCCAGGAGGCGCGCCGTGATGTAGTGCCCGAACTCGTGGACCAGCACGCAGATGGCAATAACGATTATGAACGCAATAATACTTGTCAGCATCGAATCGATTTCCTCCTTGCTTCCCTAAAAACTTCCCTGGACCCACCCAAGGGACTCGTCCCTTGGGAATCCCATTCGATATTCGTCCGCGCTCCCCTCACCCTTCCCACGAGCCGCAGACGGCGGCGCAGTGCCGCCCGGCCCATTCCATGGCCGCGAGCGCGTCCTCAAGGGTTTGGGGGACCGGGAGCGTACAGGCCCCCATCGTCTCCTCCACGGCCCGTGCGATGGCCGTAAAACCCAACCGCCCCGAGAGAAACCGCTCCACGGCCACCTCGTCCGCCCCGACCAGCACGGCGGGGAACGGCCCCCTTCGCTCCATCGCCTCCCGCGCCAGCCTCAGGGCGGGAAAGCGCTCCGGGTCCGGCTCCTCGAAGGCGATCGTGCGGGGGGCAACCACGGGCCGTTCAAGTCCCCCGCAGGGGAAACGGCGCTCCGGCCAGAAGAGACAGGACGATGCCGGAAGCCGCATGTCCGGCGCACCGGCGAGCATCTTGACGCTGCCGTCCTCGAACTCCGCAAGGGCGTGAACGAAGGACCCCGGAGAGACCACGGCGTCCACCTGATGGGGCTCCAGGCCGAAGAGCGTCATCGCCTCGATCAGCTCGATCCCCTTGTTCATCAGGGTGGCGCTGTCGACCGTGATCTTCGCCCCCATGGACCATACGGGATGGCGGAGCGCCATATCGGGCGTGACCGTCTCCAGCTCCGACGCCGTCCAGGTCCGAAAAGGGCCGCCCGAGGCCGTCAGGAGGACACGCCGCACGGGGGCGGACTCGCCGTGCAGGCACTGCCACACCGCGTTGTGCTCGCTGTCCAGGGGGCGCAGCTGATCCCTCGTCCGCACCAGGGGCATCACCCACGGCCCCGCGACGACGATGCTCTCCTTGTTCGCCAGGGAGACCTCCTTCCCCGCGCGCAGGGCAGCCTGTAGGGCCGGGATGGCCGCGGTCCCGGAGGACGCGAAGACCACGTGGTCCACCGACGAGTCCTCCGCCACGGCAATCAGGCCCCCGGAGCCCCGGAGCTTTTTTGACCCCGGTCCCTCCGCTCCAAAACCGGGCGGCGCGTCGTGGACGCAGAGCATTGTAACACCGAACTCCGCCGCCAACGCCGTCAGTTTTTCGGAGGGCGACCGCGCGGCGAGGGCACGGACCTCGAGCGCGTCGGGGTGGGCGCGGCACACGTCCAGGACGGACGACCCCACGCTGCCCGTCGCCCCGATGACCGCAATACGCTTCCGTCCCGGCCCCATCATGTCAGGACGATCCCAAAGAGCAGGTAGGTCAGGAGCCCGTTGATCAGGATGCTGTCGAAGCGGTCCAGGACCCCACCGTGTCCGGGGATGAGACGGCCGGAGTCCTTCTCGTCGAGCTCACGCTTGAGGAGGGACTCGGCCAGGTCCCCCATCTGACCGGCAAGCCCGCAGACCAGGCCGATCAGGAAAAGGGGGTAGGGCGGCTGCTCCAGGACGTAGATGACGATGGCGGCCATCAGGAAGCTGCCCAGGAAACCGCCGATGAATCCCTCCCAGGTCTTCTTTGGACTGACGTGCTCGCAGAGCTTGTTCCGCCCCCACCGCGCGCCGATCAGGTAGGCCATGACGTCGCAGCCCCACGTGCTGGCAAAGAGGGACACGAGGACGAGGTTCCCCGTGGGGAGGCCCCGCAGCAGCACGATGCAGGTCCAGGGCATGACGATGAAGAGCACCCCGGACAGGGTCCCCCCCACGTTCCCGACCGCGAAACTCTGTCCCGTCATCTGGCGGCGCAGGATCTCGACCATGAAGATGGCATAGGTGCTCAGGGACAGGATCAGGGCGATCGAGACCGGCCGGACCCCCTCGGCGGACGAGAGGAGCACGGCAAGGGAGCAGATGTAGCCTATTCCGCGCGAGAGCCTCACCTGCTTGCCGAGCAAGCGGTAATATTCCCCCAGCGAGACGAGGGCAAGCGCGGACACGACGCAGAGCCAGGCCGTTCCCCCCAGGTAGATGCCGCCGATGATCCCCAGGACGATGACGGCGCCGCTCAACGTACGCTGAAGGAGTTCGCGGCTAGGACTTGAGTCCGCCATAGCGCCTCTCCCGCCCGGCATAATTCTCAAGGGCCGCGTCGAGGGCGGCCTCGTCGAAATCGGGCCAGTGGATGTCCGTGAAGTAGAACTCGCTGTAGGCCGCCTCCCACAGCCAGAAGTTGCTGAGGCGGAGCTCGCCGCTCGTCCGGACGATCAGGTCCGGGTCCGGGACGTCCGGCAGGTAGAAGAAGCGCCGCAGGTCGGCCTCCAGGACGGGGCCGGAGTGGCCGCTCGCCACGAGCGCATTGACGGCGTCCAGCACCTCGGCACGCCCGCCGTAGTTCAGGCACAGGATGAAGTCGATTGTCGTCTCCTCCTTGGTACGCTCCTCGGCGTAGCGCATCATCTCCAGAAGGTCCGCGGGAATGTTGTCGCGCCGCCCCGCGAAACGGATGCGCCCGCCCTCCGCCCTGATCGCGTCGACCTTACGGCGGATGTAGTAGCGGAAGAGGCTCATCAGACCGTCGACCTCCATCTTAGGCCGGTTCCAGTTCTCGGTCGAGAAAGCGTAGACCGAGAAATAGCGGATTCCCCGGCGCTTCACGAGGCGGACCATCTCCTCGAGCTTCCTCAGGCCGGCACGGTGCCCCATGAGGCGGGGCAGCCCCCTCCGCTTGGCCCACCTTCCGTTTCCGTCGAGGATGATTGCCAGATGATCGGGCGCCGTCTTCGGCGCCGACTTCGACTCCGTCTTCATGGTTGCTCGGCGTTCTCCTTCCTTGTCTCGTCCAGCCTTATCTCGTCCAGGCGGGCCTTCAGCTTCCGGACGTCCTGCCACGTGAGGTCCTTCGGGCTGCCCTTCTGCCGGGAGTCGTTGCGCAGAAGGTAGCTGGGGTGGAACATGGGCATGACCTCGATTCCCCGCCATTCGAACCAGCGCCCGCGAAGGGCGGTGATCCCCTCGGAGGTCTTGAGTATCCAGCGCATCGGCGTATTGCCCAAGCACACGAGGATGCGCGGCCGGATCAGGAGGAGCTGCGCCTCCAGAAAATCCCCGCACCGCATCATCTCCTCCTGGGTGGGCACACGGTTGTTCGGAGGACGGCACTTCACCACGTTGGTGATGAAGACCGACTCCCGGTCTATCCCCGCCGCGGTGAGGATCTGGGTGAGGAGCTGGCCGGCCCTTCCCACGAAGGCCAGTCCCTCCCGGTCCTCGTCGGCTCCGGGCCCCTCCCCGACGAAGACGAGCGACGTCCGTGTCGTCCCCTGGCCGAAGACCGTGCGCGTACGGGTCCCGCAGAGCCCGCAGCGGTCGCACGTCTCGACCCGGGACCGCAGCTCGTCCCAGGCCACCGCCCGCCGGTCCGTGGGGACATGCTGCGCGTCCCTCATCTCGTCCGCGCCCATCCGATCCCCTTCCTCCGAATTAAAGCTCGATTTCATGGATTTTGACGTTGACCTTTCTGACGTCCATCCCCGTAAAGTAGCTCAGTCCAACGCTGATCTTCTTCTGCAGGAGGCGGGCGATGAGCAGGGCGCTTCGGTTCCCCAGCTTGACGTCGATCTCCAGGTTCACCTCGAGGCTGTCGTTGTCGGTCTCCAGTTCGATCTCGTGCACCTTTCGGACGTGGTCCCCAATCACGACGAGGCGCCGACACATCTCCAGGATGGCCTCCCTGCCGATCGTCACGTGCCCGTCGAAGCTGAAGGGAGGCTTGACGATGGTGCGCCCGTCGTCCCTGTCCTTGCTCTTGAAGAGGTCCTTGAGCTGGCTCACCAGTTTCCCGGCGAAGTTACGCTGGATCTGGGTACGGGCGACGGGGACGACGTGCTGCCTCTTCTCGCGCCGTTCACGAAGCGCGTTGTCGATCTCCTCCTGCGTCGCCACGTCGGTGATGCCGATGATCTTGACGGGATCGCTCAGACCCAGCTTCGCGACGATCTTCCGCATCATCCCCTCGGAGGTGGCGAGGAGCATCAGCCTGCAGGGAGCGCGTCCCTCGAGGAAGCCCACCACCTCCTCGCGGTGGGCGGGGTACTCGAAGAGCGCGCGCCGGATGGCCCGGACCATGTTGCCCTCCGACTTGGCGCTCCGGCCCGCCATGATGCGCCCCCGGGACACGACTAAACCGTCGTCGACGATCAGGTCGATGCCGTGCTGACGCGCCACCTGCGAGGCCCTCTGGCTCTTGCCGGTCCCCGCCGGCCCGACGAACGCGTACACCTCGATCGTGGAGAGGTCGGGTTTCCGCACCGGGGTCCTCTCCTCGTGGAGCTTTTCTTCAGGGAGCTTCTCCTCGGAGATCTTCTCCTTGGGGGACAGTCCCTCGGCGACGTTCGGTACGACCTCCCGCAGGGCCTCCCCCGCCTCGGTCCTCGGCTTCGTCATCGTTCGGCCCCCTCCTCGAGGGACACCGAGGCCCCCAGGCCGCGAAGCTTGCGGTCGATGGCCTCGTATCCGCGCCAGACGTGCACCATGTCCTCGATGCGCGTCTCCCCGGAGGCGGAGAGCCCGGCGAGGATCAGCGCGGCCCCCGCGCGCAGGTCCGTCGCCCTCACGGACGCCCCGTCCAGCCTCCTCACCCCGTTGATGATGGCCGTGTCCCCCTTGATGCGGATGTCGGCCCCCATCCGATTGAGCTCCTCGGCGTAGAGGAAGCGGGCCTGAAAGACGCTCTCCTCCACCATGCTGACGCCGCCCGCAAGGGCCAGGGCCGCCGTCATCTGAGGCTGGAGGTCCGTGGGGAAGCCGGGATAGGGCATCGTCTTCAGGGAGACGGACTGCAGGCGTTCGACGGGGAAGACGGTCACCTCCCCCTTTCTGACGGAAAACCTCG from uncultured Fretibacterium sp. carries:
- a CDS encoding MurR/RpiR family transcriptional regulator produces the protein MNIQDLEKQIRDRMDTFPTKTRRVAEYLLGNSSEVAFHSIGEVAERLSVSKAQLVRVARMLGFEGYADLKVVLKEALLAQVAPSAIAGEVQDTHIPQDLCRLEQANLEETRNSLSSKSIVAFCEAAKKANAIYCMGWGISALVSEWFYTRFTELGLKTVLMRRGSVSLIEQSRAVGENDMLIVCELPSYVIEVTEAVEATARRGARIITLTDSPAAPICGHSYLSFYAGDRSPTFGSSLIGPMFVVHVLTSVLSYNMGEQGQAALAAQKEGLSDQRVYYPAYGLRY
- a CDS encoding triphosphoribosyl-dephospho-CoA synthase, encoding MNTLHVLKIAQLAVRSLLAEAAVYPKPGLVTPLDNGSCADRTFQHFIDSAVALLPCFLNCASIGMETLELGPEDVFALLRVTGRHGEQEMLQATGGVGTHRGAIFLFGLLCAAAGRLAAQERELTPRALALAASSFVRGIVGRELGGLNLESCGTAEERAFVLYGLEGPRGEAERGFPMTLQAVDLMRRLEEEHGDALTFRERTAHTLIFILSENADGALVSQGGLDAMLSVQAEARKALASGGMLSPSGRAGIAEMESGLAGRGLCPEGGADILAAALFLGAAHSCLRN
- the argF gene encoding ornithine carbamoyltransferase, coding for MPVNLKGRSFLTLMDFTPEEIAYLLSLSADLKAKKRAGIRGCALAGKNVALLFEKASTRTRCAFTVACIDEGGHPEFLGKNDIHLGGKEDVKDTARVLGRMFDGIEFRGFRQSMVEELAQWAGVPVWNGLTDVDHPTQVLADFLTLQENFGRLEGLNLTYVGDGRNNMANALMIGSAKMGVNFTIGSPRELFPDPELVERCRAAAQRSGAEIRIVDDPRRAVEGADAVYTDVWVSMGEEAEKETRVRLLTPWQVNGDLMRATGRERTIFLHCLPAVKGCEVTEEVFESPCSKVFDEAENRMHTIKAVMVATIGA
- the ispG gene encoding (E)-4-hydroxy-3-methylbut-2-enyl-diphosphate synthase → MRRQVEIGPLTVGGGAPVRVESMLKVPLSDRGACLDQCRSLLEEGCELARVALPTASDAEGLAWLLPRTELPLMADIHFDPALALAAMDAGCRSIRINPGNMPLGRLNEMIRIAKDTGVVIRIGANGGSLSGRQLEEAGGDRAAALFLAVREQAELLLENGFEDIILSAKSSSVPETVRANLLIARAYPDFPLHVGLTEAGPGDGGIVKSTAGIASLLAQGVGDTLRVSLTDRPEREVRVGYEILKALHLRSRGVNLVSCPTCGRRRADVMRLVALIEPMLKDLPDGTSVAVMGCEVNGPKEAKHARLGIAGTPAGAVLFREGRVVGEYPFEELPEVLPRFFREADPNGPGEPGE
- the rseP gene encoding RIP metalloprotease RseP; protein product: MLTSIIAFIIVIAICVLVHEFGHYITARLLGVQVHEFAFGMGPVVRQFERKGELWSWRLFPVGGSCRLAGMGEESGEETVLPGMGFNEQPAWKRFLILLDGSLFNVLLAFLLTAVFLCGHGVMNMEDTKIGTLMEGFPAQRAGLEVGDRVVAVNGRSVAHWREMSEALREAAVKGDVRLEIQRGDRTLTVTTPIPDNAEYGHPMLGVTPALLRYSPGQALQNAAGYTWRMSKLMLKGVWDWVTQRQEVDVTGPIGIASMSGRALREGLWSFVTFLALISLNLGLLNLFPIPALDGGRILFVLLEMVFRRRLPERVENWIHMTGFALLITLMVFVTWRDVYNLFWTR
- a CDS encoding 1-deoxy-D-xylulose-5-phosphate reductoisomerase, with product MMGPGRKRIAVIGATGSVGSSVLDVCRAHPDALEVRALAARSPSEKLTALAAEFGVTMLCVHDAPPGFGAEGPGSKKLRGSGGLIAVAEDSSVDHVVFASSGTAAIPALQAALRAGKEVSLANKESIVVAGPWVMPLVRTRDQLRPLDSEHNAVWQCLHGESAPVRRVLLTASGGPFRTWTASELETVTPDMALRHPVWSMGAKITVDSATLMNKGIELIEAMTLFGLEPHQVDAVVSPGSFVHALAEFEDGSVKMLAGAPDMRLPASSCLFWPERRFPCGGLERPVVAPRTIAFEEPDPERFPALRLAREAMERRGPFPAVLVGADEVAVERFLSGRLGFTAIARAVEETMGACTLPVPQTLEDALAAMEWAGRHCAAVCGSWEG
- a CDS encoding phosphatidate cytidylyltransferase produces the protein MADSSPSRELLQRTLSGAVIVLGIIGGIYLGGTAWLCVVSALALVSLGEYYRLLGKQVRLSRGIGYICSLAVLLSSAEGVRPVSIALILSLSTYAIFMVEILRRQMTGQSFAVGNVGGTLSGVLFIVMPWTCIVLLRGLPTGNLVLVSLFASTWGCDVMAYLIGARWGRNKLCEHVSPKKTWEGFIGGFLGSFLMAAIVIYVLEQPPYPLFLIGLVCGLAGQMGDLAESLLKRELDEKDSGRLIPGHGGVLDRFDSILINGLLTYLLFGIVLT
- the uppS gene encoding polyprenyl diphosphate synthase translates to MKTESKSAPKTAPDHLAIILDGNGRWAKRRGLPRLMGHRAGLRKLEEMVRLVKRRGIRYFSVYAFSTENWNRPKMEVDGLMSLFRYYIRRKVDAIRAEGGRIRFAGRRDNIPADLLEMMRYAEERTKEETTIDFILCLNYGGRAEVLDAVNALVASGHSGPVLEADLRRFFYLPDVPDPDLIVRTSGELRLSNFWLWEAAYSEFYFTDIHWPDFDEAALDAALENYAGRERRYGGLKS
- a CDS encoding uracil-DNA glycosylase: MGADEMRDAQHVPTDRRAVAWDELRSRVETCDRCGLCGTRTRTVFGQGTTRTSLVFVGEGPGADEDREGLAFVGRAGQLLTQILTAAGIDRESVFITNVVKCRPPNNRVPTQEEMMRCGDFLEAQLLLIRPRILVCLGNTPMRWILKTSEGITALRGRWFEWRGIEVMPMFHPSYLLRNDSRQKGSPKDLTWQDVRKLKARLDEIRLDETRKENAEQP
- a CDS encoding isopentenyl transferase family protein; the protein is MTKPRTEAGEALREVVPNVAEGLSPKEKISEEKLPEEKLHEERTPVRKPDLSTIEVYAFVGPAGTGKSQRASQVARQHGIDLIVDDGLVVSRGRIMAGRSAKSEGNMVRAIRRALFEYPAHREEVVGFLEGRAPCRLMLLATSEGMMRKIVAKLGLSDPVKIIGITDVATQEEIDNALRERREKRQHVVPVARTQIQRNFAGKLVSQLKDLFKSKDRDDGRTIVKPPFSFDGHVTIGREAILEMCRRLVVIGDHVRKVHEIELETDNDSLEVNLEIDVKLGNRSALLIARLLQKKISVGLSYFTGMDVRKVNVKIHEIEL